The following are encoded together in the Pygocentrus nattereri isolate fPygNat1 chromosome 15, fPygNat1.pri, whole genome shotgun sequence genome:
- the slc30a7 gene encoding zinc transporter 7, translating into MLPLSIKDDEYKPAKFNLLFKLSGWFRSILADKTSRNLFFFLCLNLSFAFVELLYGIWSNSLGLISDSFHMFFDCTALLAGLAASVISRWRSNDSFSYGYVRAEVLAGFVNGLFLIFTAFFIFSEGVERALEPPDVHHERLLPVSIAGLLVNLVGIFVFQHGGHGHSHDGEGHGHSHSLFNGSIGHDHSHGGHGHSHTAKHGHGHDHGHGHGHGGHGHSHGEPDCHDDHSHTPGKGASKQILQGVFLHIVADTLGSIGVIISAFLMQKYDLMIADPICSMLIALLIGVSVVPLLRESIGILMQRTPPTLDHALPDCYQRVQQLQGVYNLQEPHFWTLCTDVYIGTLKLLVAPDADSRWILSQTHNIFTQVGVRQLYVQIDVAAM; encoded by the exons ATGTTACCGCTGTCGATTAAAGACGACGAGTACAAACCGGCGAAGTTCAACCTGCTCTTCAAACTATCAGGATGGTTCCG CTCAATCCTCGCCGACAAGACATCACGGAATCTGTTTTTCTTCCTGTGTCTGAACCTGTCATTTGCCTTTGTGGAGCTGCTGTACGGAATATGGAGTAACAG TTTAGGGTTGATATCGGATTCTTTTCACATGTTCTTCGACTGCACCGCACTTCTGGCAGGCCTTGCAGCATCAGTGATTTCACGATGGAGGTCTAATGATTCCTTCTCATATGG CTATGTCAGAGCAGAAGTGCTCGCAGGCTTTGTGAACGGCCTCTTTCTCATATTCACTGCCTTCTTTATCTTCTCAGAGGGAGTGGAG aggGCATTAGAACCTCCTGATGTGCATCATGAGCGCTTGCTGCCTGTGTCTATAGCAGGGCTTTTGGTTAACCTCGTAGGAATCTTTGTGTTCCAGCATGGAGGCCATGGGCACTCTCATGATGGAGAAG GTCATGGACACAGCCATTCTCTGTTCAACGGCAGCATAGGCCACGATCACAGTCATGGGGGGCATGGACACAGCCACACGGCCAAGCATGGGCATGGACACGATCATGGGCATGGGCATGGACACGGAGGACATGGCCATTCACACGGGGAACCAGACTGCCATG ATGACCACTCTCACACACCAGGCAAAGGCGCCAGCAAACAGATTCTGCAAG GAGTTTTTCTGCACATCGTTGCTGATACGTTGGGCAGCATCGGCGTCATCATCTCAGCCTTTCTGATGCAGAAGTACGACCTGATGATCGCTGATCCCATCTGCTCCATGCTCATCGCCCTTCTAATTGGTGTCAG TGTTGTTCCTCTGCTGAGGGAGTCCATAGGAATCCTGATGCAGCGCACACCTCCTACCTTGGACCATGCTCTTCCAGACTGTTATCAGAGG GTCCAGCAGCTGCAGGGCGTATATAACCTGCAAGAgcctcatttctggacattgtGTACGGACGTCTATATCGGCACTCTCAAACTCCTCGTGGCCCCTGACGCAGATTCCCGATGGATCCTCAGTCAGACGCACAACATTTTCACACAG GTGGGAGTGAGGCAACTGTATGTTCAGATTGACGTGGCAGCCATGTAG